In Salifodinibacter halophilus, the DNA window GGTTCGCGCTTTTCGAGGAAGGCGTCGCGGCCCTCTTGGGCCTCCTCGGTCATGTAGGCGAGTCGGGTCGCTTCGCCGGCGAACACCTGTTGGCCGACCATGCCGTCGTCGGTCATGTTGAAGGCGTACTTG includes these proteins:
- a CDS encoding 1,4-dihydroxy-2-naphthoyl-CoA synthase (catalyzes the formation of 1,4-dihydroxy-2-naphthoate from O-succinylbenzoyl-CoA) — its product is AAEAVDMGMANEAIPHEELEDVALEWADEMTKKSPTAMRMLKYAFNMTDDGMVGQQVFAGEATRLAYMTEEAQEGRDAFLEKREP